A genomic stretch from Brucella sp. BE17 includes:
- a CDS encoding aldehyde dehydrogenase family protein, with protein MLQKNLAQKTDFYIDGTWRAPVEAKTIEVVNPANEKPYAEISAGSAADIDHAVKAARTAFPGWSETPASKRIDYIRSIAEIYERRIDEMAKTISMEMGAPITLARESQAAVGVSHIKAFIAAFENFEFEEILSSKHADQTIVREPIGVCGLITPWNWPMNQIALKVIPALSVGCTVVLKPSEIAPMSAMLFAEFVDEAGLPKGVFNLVNGEGPVVGEALSQHPEVDMMSFTGSTRAGTAVSRASAATVKRVSLELGGKSPNIVFADSDLEKAMARSLAHCFENTGQSCNAPTRMLVERSVYDKAVELACKAAEVTKVGDPAQEGNHIGPLSSSVQFEKVQTLIQKGIDEGARLVAGGTGRPDGFTEGDFVKPTVFADVNNDMTIAREEIFGPVLAMIPFDTEEEAIAIANDTPYGLAAYIQTGNPERAKRVARKLRAGMVQINGTSRAPGSPFGGYKQSGNGREGGKWGLEDFMEVKLIAG; from the coding sequence ATGTTGCAAAAGAATCTTGCACAGAAAACGGATTTTTATATCGACGGTACCTGGCGTGCGCCGGTTGAAGCAAAGACCATAGAGGTCGTCAATCCGGCCAATGAAAAGCCCTATGCTGAAATCTCCGCCGGGTCGGCGGCAGATATCGATCACGCGGTGAAAGCCGCGCGCACGGCGTTTCCTGGCTGGAGCGAAACGCCCGCCTCGAAGCGCATCGATTATATTCGGAGCATTGCCGAAATCTACGAGCGTCGCATTGATGAAATGGCGAAAACAATTTCCATGGAAATGGGCGCGCCGATAACATTGGCGCGGGAATCGCAGGCAGCCGTTGGCGTTTCGCATATCAAAGCTTTCATTGCAGCCTTCGAGAATTTTGAATTCGAGGAGATTTTATCGTCAAAACATGCCGACCAGACCATTGTGCGTGAACCGATCGGCGTTTGTGGCCTGATAACGCCGTGGAACTGGCCGATGAACCAGATTGCGCTCAAGGTCATTCCAGCCCTTTCCGTCGGTTGCACTGTGGTGCTCAAACCATCGGAAATCGCGCCGATGTCGGCAATGCTGTTTGCGGAATTCGTCGATGAGGCGGGTCTGCCAAAGGGTGTCTTCAATCTCGTCAACGGCGAAGGTCCAGTCGTCGGTGAAGCACTTTCGCAGCATCCGGAGGTCGATATGATGTCCTTTACCGGCTCGACGCGGGCAGGCACGGCGGTTTCACGCGCATCAGCTGCAACGGTCAAACGCGTATCTCTGGAGCTTGGTGGCAAGTCGCCCAATATCGTCTTTGCCGACAGCGATCTGGAAAAGGCCATGGCACGCAGCCTCGCCCATTGCTTTGAAAACACCGGCCAATCCTGCAACGCGCCGACGCGCATGCTGGTTGAGCGCTCCGTCTATGACAAAGCCGTGGAACTGGCGTGCAAGGCCGCAGAAGTAACCAAGGTCGGCGATCCGGCGCAGGAGGGCAATCATATCGGCCCGTTGTCTTCGTCGGTACAGTTCGAAAAGGTGCAGACACTCATTCAGAAAGGCATCGACGAAGGCGCGCGCCTTGTTGCTGGCGGAACGGGACGGCCTGACGGTTTTACCGAGGGCGATTTCGTCAAACCAACGGTTTTTGCCGACGTGAACAACGACATGACTATCGCACGTGAGGAAATATTTGGACCCGTTCTGGCCATGATCCCCTTCGACACAGAAGAAGAGGCCATCGCCATTGCCAATGATACGCCCTATGGTCTTGCTGCCTATATCCAGACCGGAAATCCGGAGCGGGCAAAGCGCGTTGCGCGCAAGCTTCGTGCTGGCATGGTGCAGATCAACGGCACGTCTCGTGCGCCGGGAAGCCCCTTCGGCGGCTACAAGCAGTCGGGCAATGGTCGCGAAGGCGGTAAATGGGGATTAGAAGACTTCATGGAAGTAAAGCTCATAGCCGGATAG
- a CDS encoding DUF3775 domain-containing protein, with translation MAELTNNQSNLEYIIVKAREYDVQVPAVDEDSGSNPGDDGDIDILDASSDNPTRRELIAAIRSLNDDQRVELLALMWVGRGDFSAVEWEDALSTARERHNGREARYLIGTPLLGDYIEEGLAALGIETQTDQDK, from the coding sequence GTGGCTGAATTAACTAATAATCAGAGCAATCTCGAGTATATCATTGTAAAAGCACGCGAATATGATGTGCAGGTTCCAGCAGTGGACGAAGATTCTGGTTCCAATCCCGGTGATGACGGCGATATCGATATTCTCGATGCGTCGAGTGACAACCCCACTCGCAGGGAACTGATTGCAGCAATCCGCTCTCTCAACGATGACCAACGCGTCGAATTGCTGGCGCTGATGTGGGTTGGACGCGGTGACTTCTCCGCTGTGGAATGGGAAGATGCCTTATCCACCGCCCGTGAGCGTCACAATGGGCGCGAGGCCCGTTATCTCATCGGTACGCCGCTTCTGGGCGATTATATCGAAGAAGGGCTTGCAGCACTTGGTATCGAGACGCAAACAGACCAAGACAAATAA